The Couchioplanes caeruleus nucleotide sequence TGTCCTACGACCTGGCTGTCTGGGAAGGCGCTCGGCCGGCGAACGACGCCGCCGCCGCGGCCGAATTCGAGGCGCTGTATGCCCGATTCGTCGAAACGGAGGGGTCCGTCGAGCCGACGGAACGTGTAGCCAGGTACGTGGCGGCGCTGCTGGACCGCCATCCGGACATCGACACCGACGCCGGCGATGACAGCCCTTGGTCGACCGCACCGCTGTTGAATGAGGCGAGTGGGCCGTTGGTGTACTTCCCCATGGTGTGGAGCCGGTGCGACGAGGTCTCGGCGTGGGCCGCTGAGGTGGCCGAGCAACATGGATTGAACTGTTACGACCCGCAGCTGGAGCAGCTTCGCACGTCATGTTCCCGGCCGTGGCGCTTCGAGTTGACGTCGGCGCACGGCCGCACGTTTCGAGACCCGGACGCTGACGTCACCCGCACGGTTCTGACGCGATTGTCCGCGGACGACTACTTCGCCGTACTGACTCGATTCGATGACTGGTACATCCAGGTCGGCTACGGCGAGCGCGCCGGGACCCGCACCGGTTGGTACGCCTTGGAGCGTCGCGACGGAAGCCCAGAGAAGCATTACCGGGTGGAGCTTACGAGCGTCGAAGACGTCATCAACGCCTTCGACGCCTTCCTCCAGAACGATCCGGCGATGACACGCCGGTTCGCGTGGCAACGGTACGCCGTTTGAACCGTGCGACGGCGACGCACTCTATGCCGCTGATCGCGCGTCGTCCGGTACCGCATATATGACCGCGCGCAGTCTGCGAGGATTCCGGTGTCGTCCACGTCCTGAGACCACGCGAGGGCCACGCCGCCGGCCGGCAGCGCCTTGCCGCTTCGCTCCCGGCGCGGACCGGTGGTGACCACCGCGACACCGGCAGGCACGCCGAAGCCCCGCCCCTGAGCTGATCGCTGGACCTGGCTCGCTGCCTCCGCCGGGGTTGACGGTGACGCTGGCGTATACGGACGGCGAGTGGACGGTGGCGGCATCGACTCCAATTGGGTGGTTGTCTCGCAGGACCTGAAGTCGGGCACTAGGGTCGCCGCAGACTCGTTCATCACCGCTACGGTAAAGAAATCCTCCGACCGTTAAGAACGGCCGCACAGCTGGCGACGGAGCGACAAGTTCGTGCCTGAGTTACGGCAACGGATACGGACCGTTCCGATGACGCGGTCGATCCAACACCTGTGGATACCGTCAATGCAATCTTGCAGGTGCGGCCACGGGTATGGCTTGGAGCGCATACGGCGCGACTTTCCGTCGGTGACGACGGTGTATGACCACCGTGCCAGGGCGAGCAGGCTGGTTGCGCACGTTCGAATGCCGGGAGCCGGGGCGCCCACGACGGGGACGCCCCGGCAGATCAGGCGAGGGTGCAGGCCGTACCGTTCAGCGCGGCTGTCGTGGCCGGGGCGTTGCTCTTCGCGTACGTGCCGACCAGGCCGAGCGTGACCTCGGCACCGGGCTGGATCGTCGCGTTCCAGGTTTCGCTGGTCAACGTCACCGTCGAGCCGGACTGGGCCCACTTCGCCGCCCACGACGATGTGACGCGCTGGTCGCCGCCCAGGGACAAGAGGAGGGACCAGCCGTTGACCGCCGCGGTCGCGGTGTTCGTCAGCTTCACCTCGGCGACGAAACCGCCCGGCCAGTCGCTGGTCGTCTTGTAGGAGACCTTGCACGGGGTGGCCGGCGTGGGCGGGGGTGTGGCGGTCGTGGACACCTGGTTGGAGGCGATCGACAGGTTGCCGGCCGCGTCGTGTGCGCGCACGTAGTAGCGGATCATGCCGGTCTGGGTGCTCAGGATCGGCGCGGTGAAGGAGGTGCCGGTCGTGGTGCCGAGATACCGGGACACGTACCAGCCGTCGAACAGGTAGACGTAGTAGCCGGTCAGTTCCACGTCGTCGGTGGACGCCGTCCAGGTGAGCTGCGCGCCGGCCGGGCCGACGCCGGTGAGGGTGAGATTGCCGGGGGCGGTCGGCGCGGTCATGTCGCCGGTGGTGTTCGCCGGGGTGACCACGACGAGCGCGGCACTCGCCGTTGAGGAGTGGCCGTCGGCGTCGATGGCCTGGACGGTGAACCCGTACTGACCGTTCGGACCGATGCCGGACGTGACGGTGGCGGTGGTGACGTTGCCGACGCGCTGGCTGTAGCCGACGTCGCCGAAGGCGGGCCAGTAGCTGAGCGAGTAGTCGACGGGATCGCCGGTGGCGGCGGTCCAGGCGAGGGTCACCGAGGTCGGGCTGATGGAGGTGACGTGGAGGTCGGAGGGCGCGGATGGCGCCGCCGCCGCTGCGGCACGGTCGGCGATCGGGAACAGCGCGCCGACGGAGAGCAGGGCGACCAGGAACGCACGAAAACGGTACGTGGGCATCCTACGACCGTCCGGCATCACATCGATGACTGTCAACCCGATGAGGCGGTACCGGGCTTCCCGGCGATCCGGCCCGCCGCATCGCTCGTCGTGGGGGCGCACGGGCCGACGGATGCGCCGCTCCACCGTCACAATGAACCTGTGCGCGAACGTCGAGGCGAGTCACCAGCGCTCCGTGCCGCGACGGTCACGGGAACGTCGGGCCGTGTCGGCGCGGCGATTGCCGCAGCGCTTCAAGCGGATGGTTGGTTCATTCGCGGGGTCGACCGGGTGCCGGGTCGATGGACCAGCCTGCTCGGAGACCTGCGTGACCCGAAGGTACGCCGGGCCGCACTCCAGCAGTCCGAGCTCTTGGTTCACGCCGCCGCCCTGCACGCGCCGCGCCCCGTCCGCGTGACATCTACGACGAGACGAAACCCGCCGCCGAGCGGTTGGTCGCCTCGGGTGCCACCCCGTCGGTCAGCTTGCGTATCGCGCGCTGCTTCCCGGAGCCGCTGCCCGTGCAGGCGACCCACTTCCTGCATCGAGCCGTAGCGTTGGACGATGTCGTGACAGCCGTCGTACGCATCATCGGGCAGCACGCCGTGACCGGCACCTTCAACGTCGCTGGGCCCTACCCCTTCACCCGGGCGGACTGTCCCCCACTGATCGAGGACGCAGCCGGGTTGATCGCGGCGCGGCTTCCCGGCATGGCTGCCGCGTTCCGGGAGAGGCGCTGGCCGCTGCCTCGCACCCTCGACCGGGTCCACGACTCCCACGCCGCCGCGGAAGCCTTCGGCTATCGCCCGTCTCACGGAATCCATCAGCTGCTGCGCTCGCGCTGACGCCTCCCGCCCCGGTCAGCGCTTCCCGGAGGCATTCGCGGGGCTGGTGGGCGTCAGAGCAGCGCGCGCATCGCGTCGTTCTCGGCGGTCTGCTCGTTGATGACGTGCTTCGCCATCCCGTGGGTGTAGACGTTGCGGCCGTCGCCGTCGAGCAGCGAGCGGGCCATCGTGATCGCCCCGGTGTGGTGCTCGATCATGAGTCGCAGGAACATCCGGCCGGCGGCCGGGC carries:
- a CDS encoding cellulose binding domain-containing protein — translated: MPTYRFRAFLVALLSVGALFPIADRAAAAAAPSAPSDLHVTSISPTSVTLAWTAATGDPVDYSLSYWPAFGDVGYSQRVGNVTTATVTSGIGPNGQYGFTVQAIDADGHSSTASAALVVVTPANTTGDMTAPTAPGNLTLTGVGPAGAQLTWTASTDDVELTGYYVYLFDGWYVSRYLGTTTGTSFTAPILSTQTGMIRYYVRAHDAAGNLSIASNQVSTTATPPPTPATPCKVSYKTTSDWPGGFVAEVKLTNTATAAVNGWSLLLSLGGDQRVTSSWAAKWAQSGSTVTLTSETWNATIQPGAEVTLGLVGTYAKSNAPATTAALNGTACTLA
- a CDS encoding NAD-dependent epimerase/dehydratase family protein is translated as MRERRGESPALRAATVTGTSGRVGAAIAAALQADGWFIRGVDRVPGRWTSLLGDLRDPKVRRAALQQSELLVHAAALHAPRPVRVTSTTRRNPPPSGWSPRVPPRRSACVSRAASRSRCPCRRPTSCIEP